The following are encoded in a window of Fretibacter rubidus genomic DNA:
- a CDS encoding TonB-dependent receptor — translation MKRFMLLTTSLICSGFAINAQAQTAGFDEIIVTSQKRSQSVQDVPLAISVVSAGDIERVQAATIQDLQYSTPNVTIQGQDPTNLAFGVRGIADRSRNPGYENRIGVYIDGVWVGRSVGANALTLDVENIEILRGPQGTLFGKNTVSGAINITTRKPSEEFGAFARGQLGNYGLVSGTAGIDLPVSDSLRTKLTLSKRERDGFTNDVATDVNYGNTDEFAARFGAELDVSPSTTASLAVDFSENDFKPLIAESTADAAAPEIYEVSLDAVGQAYTRSQGAALTVTHAFDNGYELTSITGLRSTTRKVTDVDEDYSSFPAATTDFVTEQADNISQEFRIASPEFDRFDYVAGLYYLNQDIEGSAQARALLAALNPAFPAIYRSVTHEETLEAETIAAFIHGNYDLTDQLQMTAGLRYTDESKDFDYVIDDRIGLFTSGSLVDSRSESDLSYSASLNWFATDDIMTYARYSKAFKSGGWNADFIANIEALPFDDEKVDAFELGYKATLFDSRLRLNAAAFLQKHKDFQVFSFAQLANGGTQLTVTNAGEVTSKGFEIDANIIVNENLRLFANWGYTDAEFDEFKDGGGPGVDFDGNVPSEAPKNSLSFGADLNYPVANGEFVAQADFSYRDEYFSNPNNEAVNLNESASFLNGRIGYEPNNNAWGVYLWGKNLTDEVTQLYNSRSFLGVPRSTYSDPLTYGVELRVNFGSAKN, via the coding sequence ATGAAACGCTTCATGCTTTTAACGACATCGTTAATCTGTTCAGGATTTGCGATCAACGCTCAGGCTCAAACGGCTGGGTTTGATGAAATTATTGTGACTTCGCAGAAACGTTCTCAAAGTGTTCAAGACGTACCTTTGGCGATATCTGTTGTGAGCGCAGGCGACATTGAACGCGTGCAGGCAGCTACAATACAGGACCTACAATACTCGACCCCGAACGTGACCATTCAGGGTCAAGACCCAACTAATTTAGCATTTGGTGTGCGAGGTATCGCTGACCGCTCTCGTAATCCCGGCTATGAAAACCGTATAGGTGTTTACATTGACGGGGTATGGGTAGGTCGCTCTGTAGGCGCCAATGCTTTGACTTTAGATGTGGAAAACATTGAAATACTGCGTGGACCGCAGGGAACATTATTTGGTAAAAACACGGTCTCTGGTGCGATCAATATTACGACGCGTAAGCCCTCAGAGGAATTTGGTGCCTTTGCGCGCGGTCAACTCGGTAATTACGGACTTGTGTCCGGAACAGCGGGCATTGATTTACCCGTATCAGACAGTTTGCGGACTAAGCTGACACTTTCCAAGAGAGAACGCGACGGTTTTACCAATGATGTCGCGACAGATGTAAATTATGGAAATACCGATGAATTTGCCGCTCGATTTGGCGCGGAGCTTGATGTCTCTCCTAGCACAACCGCTAGCTTAGCGGTTGATTTCTCGGAGAATGACTTCAAACCATTAATTGCGGAAAGCACAGCTGATGCAGCCGCTCCCGAAATTTATGAAGTTTCATTGGACGCAGTCGGACAAGCCTATACAAGATCTCAAGGCGCAGCCCTGACGGTTACCCATGCGTTTGACAATGGGTATGAGCTAACTTCTATCACTGGATTAAGGTCAACCACACGTAAGGTGACCGATGTCGATGAAGACTATTCTTCATTTCCTGCAGCGACGACCGACTTTGTTACCGAACAAGCTGACAATATTTCTCAGGAATTTCGCATAGCATCCCCTGAATTTGACCGCTTCGACTATGTTGCGGGGCTTTATTACCTTAACCAAGATATCGAGGGTTCAGCGCAAGCGAGAGCCCTTCTCGCGGCTCTAAATCCCGCATTTCCAGCAATTTATCGTTCGGTGACGCACGAGGAAACACTTGAGGCTGAGACCATTGCAGCCTTTATTCATGGCAACTATGATTTAACGGACCAACTTCAAATGACGGCGGGCCTGCGTTATACTGACGAGTCAAAAGACTTTGATTACGTTATTGATGACCGAATTGGCTTGTTTACTTCAGGTTCGCTCGTTGATAGCCGTTCCGAGTCGGACTTATCATATTCCGCCAGCCTTAACTGGTTCGCGACTGACGACATCATGACATATGCTCGCTATTCGAAGGCCTTTAAATCTGGTGGGTGGAACGCCGATTTCATTGCCAATATCGAGGCGCTGCCCTTTGATGATGAAAAAGTGGATGCATTTGAATTGGGTTATAAAGCGACATTGTTTGATAGCCGCCTTCGTCTTAACGCCGCGGCTTTCTTGCAAAAACACAAAGACTTTCAGGTCTTTAGTTTTGCACAACTCGCAAATGGGGGCACACAATTAACAGTAACAAATGCAGGTGAGGTGACCTCTAAAGGGTTTGAAATCGATGCAAATATTATCGTTAATGAAAATCTGCGCCTATTCGCAAACTGGGGTTATACGGACGCAGAATTCGATGAGTTTAAAGATGGCGGCGGGCCTGGTGTGGATTTCGATGGGAATGTTCCGTCAGAAGCGCCTAAAAATTCGCTTAGCTTTGGGGCCGATTTAAATTACCCGGTCGCTAATGGTGAGTTCGTTGCACAAGCAGATTTCTCTTATCGCGATGAATATTTCTCCAACCCGAATAATGAAGCTGTAAACTTAAATGAGTCAGCCAGCTTCTTAAATGGCCGGATTGGGTATGAGCCAAACAATAATGCATGGGGAGTTTATCTGTGGGGGAAAAACCTTACGGATGAAGTCACGCAGCTCTATAATTCTCGCTCATTCTTGGGGGTTCCGCGCTCAACCTACAGCGATCCCTTAACCTATGGGGTGGAATTACGTGTTAACTTTGGCAGTGCTAAGAATTAG
- a CDS encoding M81 family metallopeptidase — MKIFIAGLATETNTFSPMPTGRIGFEEGLIAHGDATQSAPNGFGAPMHVWRERAEARGWDVVESLAAFAQPAGPTVKSVYEGFVEEILTDLKASLPVDIILLTMHGAMVAEHIDDCEGDLMRRCRDIVGSDAKIGLEIDPHCHLTSLMLEAADVIVAYKEYPHIDISDRAHDLFALIADAAEGKINPVMRAYDCRMIEMFFTPGEPMRSLVDKMMDAEGKNGVLSLSFAHGFPWGDTADTTSKMLAITDGDPTLADRVAREFGEELWDLRHQIKNSFPTIDEALDRVSTLREGKPVVLGDFADNAGGGAPGDSTFVLKAVLERKLKDVALGMFWDPIVIRQCQEAGEGAVLRLRIGGKMGTASGDPVDLTVKVHAIKSGLSQKFGDLDMPMGTAAILEADGVYLLVNDHRSQLFDPQAFEQLGLDLSKMKIIVVKSSNHFYDRFAPIACEVIHMKTPGAITPDFTTIPYTKRDSNYWPKVENPFDQSGKKAG, encoded by the coding sequence GTGAAGATTTTTATTGCAGGATTGGCGACTGAGACCAATACCTTCTCTCCTATGCCAACGGGACGCATTGGTTTTGAAGAAGGCCTAATTGCGCATGGGGACGCGACCCAAAGCGCGCCAAATGGGTTCGGAGCGCCAATGCATGTCTGGAGAGAACGCGCAGAGGCTCGCGGATGGGATGTCGTCGAGAGTTTAGCGGCTTTTGCTCAACCCGCAGGACCGACAGTAAAATCCGTATATGAGGGTTTTGTCGAAGAAATTTTGACAGACCTGAAAGCCTCTCTTCCTGTTGATATTATTCTTCTAACGATGCATGGCGCAATGGTTGCAGAACATATCGACGATTGTGAGGGCGATCTTATGCGGCGTTGTCGAGACATAGTTGGGTCGGATGCAAAAATCGGATTAGAGATAGATCCGCACTGCCATCTTACCTCCTTAATGTTAGAGGCTGCCGACGTCATCGTTGCCTATAAAGAATACCCACATATCGATATTTCGGACCGCGCTCACGACTTATTTGCCTTGATAGCCGACGCAGCCGAGGGTAAAATCAACCCCGTCATGCGGGCTTATGATTGCCGCATGATTGAAATGTTCTTTACGCCCGGTGAACCCATGCGGTCGCTTGTTGATAAGATGATGGATGCCGAAGGAAAAAACGGTGTTTTGTCCTTGTCTTTTGCTCATGGTTTTCCATGGGGTGATACAGCGGATACAACATCAAAAATGTTGGCGATAACCGATGGCGACCCAACGCTTGCCGATCGGGTCGCGCGTGAATTCGGTGAAGAGCTATGGGACTTGCGTCACCAGATAAAAAATAGTTTCCCGACAATCGATGAAGCGCTAGACCGCGTATCGACCCTTCGTGAGGGAAAACCCGTTGTCCTTGGAGACTTTGCCGATAATGCGGGGGGCGGCGCACCAGGAGATTCCACCTTTGTTTTAAAAGCTGTTCTTGAACGGAAACTGAAAGACGTTGCTCTTGGTATGTTTTGGGATCCAATCGTTATTCGCCAATGTCAAGAAGCCGGTGAAGGTGCCGTGCTACGCTTACGAATTGGTGGGAAGATGGGAACGGCGTCCGGTGATCCTGTTGATTTAACGGTAAAAGTACACGCTATAAAGTCTGGATTATCCCAGAAATTTGGTGATTTGGATATGCCCATGGGCACGGCTGCCATATTAGAGGCTGACGGTGTATATTTACTCGTCAATGATCACAGGTCGCAGCTTTTCGATCCGCAAGCTTTTGAGCAACTTGGATTAGACCTATCCAAAATGAAAATCATTGTGGTTAAGTCTTCGAACCATTTCTATGACCGTTTCGCTCCAATTGCTTGCGAAGTCATTCATATGAAAACGCCTGGGGCCATTACACCTGATTTCACAACGATCCCCTATACGAAACGGGATAGCAACTACTGGCCAAAGGTCGAAAACCCTTTCGATCAGTCTGGTAAGAAAGCAGGGTAA
- a CDS encoding RidA family protein has product MAIDLSKIPLSPAIRHNDTLYLSGQLAFGEPGVLINGGIEAQTKQVMLNIETVLKKHSISLKDVIKTTIWLTNKSDFAGFNAAYAQFFDPGHYPTRSTVISGLLIDGALIEIEVIARLPE; this is encoded by the coding sequence ATGGCAATCGACCTTTCAAAAATCCCGCTTTCGCCGGCAATTCGACATAATGATACGCTTTACTTGTCGGGACAACTTGCCTTTGGGGAACCTGGCGTTTTGATAAACGGCGGCATTGAAGCACAAACCAAGCAGGTTATGCTTAATATCGAAACCGTACTCAAAAAGCATAGTATCAGTCTAAAGGACGTCATTAAAACAACTATCTGGCTGACAAATAAAAGCGATTTTGCCGGATTTAATGCGGCTTATGCGCAGTTCTTTGATCCAGGACACTATCCAACCCGCTCAACTGTCATCTCGGGACTTCTCATAGACGGCGCTCTTATTGAGATAGAAGTTATTGCCCGCTTGCCGGAATGA